A stretch of the Aegilops tauschii subsp. strangulata cultivar AL8/78 chromosome 4, Aet v6.0, whole genome shotgun sequence genome encodes the following:
- the LOC120963170 gene encoding uncharacterized protein isoform X2: MSSPPPTSGREQIADVKALRPHAADTTGAAGDVGAVESNQASSVGEAKATPSPATICAACTEPWSSNGPHRMCCIPCGHVYGRSCMEKLLGRSGQNSAKCPQCGKQFEEKLIINLYAPENILEGCCSPEEIKAFYEHIFVAVRATCIEIQQWFRERVA, translated from the exons ATGTCGTCCCCGCCGCCCACATCTGGTAGGGAGCAGATCGCCGACGTCAAGGCGCTGCGTCCGCACGCCGCGGACACCACCGGCGCAGCAGGAGACGTCGGAGCTGTCGAGTCAAACCAAGCATCGTCCGTCGGTGAGGCCAAGGCGACGCCGTCGCCGGCGACCATCTGCGCCGCCTGCACGGAGCCCTGGAGCAGCAACGGCCCTCATCGCATGTG TTGCATTCCTTGTGGGCATGTGTACGGCAGatcttgtatggagaagttgctGGGTCGTTCTGGCCAGAATAGTGCCAAG TGCCCTCAGTGTGGCAAACAATTCGAGGAGAAGCTTATAATCAACCTCTACGCACCGGAAAACATTTTGGAGGGTTGCTGCAGTCCTGAG GAAATTAAAGCGTTTTACGAACATATATTTGTTGCAGTAAGGGCAACGTGTATTGAGATTCAACAATGGTTTAGAGAACGGGTTGCTTAG